One part of the Streptococcus sp. oral taxon 431 genome encodes these proteins:
- a CDS encoding ABC transporter ATP-binding protein: protein MTLLDVKHVQKIYKTRFQGNQVEALKDIHFTVEKGDYVAIMGESGSGKSTLLNILAMLDKPTRGQVFLNGTDTATIKNTEASSFRREKLGFVFQDFNLLDTLSVKDNILLPLVLSRKPITEMMKKLVVTAENLGINQLQEKYPYEISGGQKQRVAVARAIITEPEILLADEPTGALDSKSSAALLDIFDQINEQGQTILMVTHSTAAASRAKRVLFIKDGILYNQIYRGEKTERQMFQEISDTLTVMASEVN, encoded by the coding sequence ATGACACTATTAGATGTAAAACACGTTCAAAAGATTTATAAAACACGTTTCCAAGGCAACCAAGTAGAAGCCCTGAAAGATATTCATTTTACTGTAGAAAAAGGTGACTACGTTGCTATCATGGGTGAATCTGGTTCTGGGAAATCTACTTTACTCAATATTCTCGCCATGCTTGACAAACCAACTCGTGGTCAGGTCTTCCTAAACGGAACAGACACAGCTACCATTAAAAATACTGAAGCATCAAGCTTCCGTCGTGAAAAGTTAGGCTTTGTCTTCCAAGACTTCAATTTGTTAGATACGCTTTCTGTTAAAGACAATATCTTACTCCCTTTGGTATTGTCTAGAAAGCCTATTACAGAAATGATGAAAAAATTGGTCGTAACGGCTGAAAATCTTGGCATCAACCAATTGCAGGAGAAGTATCCTTATGAAATTTCTGGGGGGCAAAAACAACGGGTAGCAGTTGCACGCGCCATCATTACAGAACCTGAAATTCTCCTTGCTGATGAGCCAACAGGAGCTCTAGACTCTAAATCATCTGCAGCCCTTCTTGATATTTTTGATCAGATCAATGAACAAGGACAAACCATTCTCATGGTAACCCACTCAACAGCTGCGGCCAGTCGTGCGAAACGTGTCCTCTTCATCAAGGATGGCATCCTTTACAATCAAATCTACCGTGGTGAAAAGACTGAACGTCAGATGTTCCAAGAAATCTCTGACACCTTGACTGTTATGGCAAGTGAGGTGAACTAG